A genomic segment from Coccinella septempunctata chromosome 3, icCocSept1.1, whole genome shotgun sequence encodes:
- the LOC123309144 gene encoding protein Smaug homolog 2 isoform X2 produces MESNQMRDFSEFCEQLHDMRLKFHRWDSCERTIALYYLMAGLPFANARFLQHAIEGCIAAVKTPEAQILEKNANDVNYITNMLAEHPQNSLSLLLTHLPLLRPGNKETAHCYLNAIKKVLSGSITPPYKIHNECVELMSYVFVHPAFDKNDKKNFKHLLKQVLNKVSPETFVPSQSNGNNDEAINTNPEPTQNEMRQNRRSNSLTPAQTKSFDNFQQSQVWTSQENLTQPSPKQRSYSLSNDKPLVISVPPIQVSSSETRLQDIEALKNYPVMKSIVSWLKSLRLHKYSWIFTNLSYHQMLNLDEATLEGIGITKGARHKLLLNLGKLKERSMLMCELETEVMNGGDLNNALKKLKNLLQTPLQVSIGEDLPSKFVRVMGKVFSQLLMLRKPTDETLSLFSTICERADLSDAFTEDQKHRLAMWQNQLTKGPCQIPFSMQYGGLSQKPVHYQNFNNSSVPKSSHHHQAAYAKKSSSFPNVQVPPMHTGHRHSIGSVTLQNQLTNFPVTQPWLHERHVMTVPYEKSVNYKETGQQHQVRFQNVEEHEVRRKQQILKNLDIESSLESLCLQMMEHALGP; encoded by the exons atggAAAGCAATCAAATGAGGGACTTTTCGGAATTTTGCGAGCAATTACATGACATGAGACTCAAATTCCATAGATGGGATAGCTGTGAAAGAACTATTGCCCTGTATTATCTTATGGCAGGGCTACCCTTTGCTAATGCAAGATTCCTACAACATGCTATCGAGGGTTGTATAGCTGCTGTGAAAACTCCAGAAGCACAAATCCTCGAAAAGAATGCCAATGATGTAAATTATATTACCAACATGCTAGCAGAGCATCCCCAAAATTCTTTGTCCCTTCTTTTGACACATCTACCTCTACTACGCCCTGGAAATAAAGAAACAGCCCATTGTTATTTGAATGCTATCAAGAAGGTTCTGTCAGGATCTATAACTCCACCATACAAAATTCATAATGAATGTGTAGAACTCATGTCTTATGTTTTTGTGCATCCAGCATtcgataaaaatgataaaaaaaatttcaaacatctTTTGAAGCAAGTTTTGAACAAGGTCAGTCCAGAAACTTTCGTTCCTTCTCAATCTAATGGAAACAATGATGAGGCTATCAATACTAATCCAGAGCCGACCCAGAATGAGATGAGACAAAATAGACGATCCAATAGTTTAACCCCAGCTCAAACGAAATCATTTGATAACTTCCAACAGAGCCAAGTCTGGACCTCTCAAGAGAACTTGACTCAGCCTTCGCCCAAACAGCGTAGTTACTCATTATCAAATGACAAACCATTAGTTATCAGTGTGCCTCCAATTCAGGTTAGTAGTTCAGAAACAAGACTTCAGGATATAGAAGCTCTCAAGAACTATCCAGTGATGAAGAGTATAGTATCTTGGTTGAAAAGTCTCCGATTACATAAATACAGTTGGATTTTCACCAATCTATCTTACCATCAAATGCTGAATTTGGATGAAGCTACCCTTGAGGGTATAGGAATCACAAAAGGTGCTAGACACAAGTTGCTTCTGAATTTAGGTAAACTGAAAGAAAGGTCTATGTTGATGTGTGAACTAGAAACTGAAGTAATGAACGGAGGCGACTTGAATAACGCCTTGAAAAAGCTGAAGAATCTATTGCAAACACCTCTGCAAGTCTCGATAGGGGAGGATTTACCTTCAAAGTTTGTTAGAGTTATGGGAAAAG TATTCTCACAACTGCTCATGCTGCGAAAACCTACCGATGAAACATTGTCCTTGTTCAGTACAATATGCGAGAGAGCCGATCTTTCAGATGCATTCACCGAGGACCAAAAACACCGACTCGCTATGTGGCAAAATCAGTTGACTAAGGGACCTTGCCAAATTCCATTTTCCATGCAATATGGTGGTCTTTCTCAAAA ACCTGTTCATTATCAGAACTTCAACAATTCATCTGTTCCCAAATCTTCTCATCATCACCAGGCTGCATACGCTAAAAAGAGTTCCTCATTTCCAAATGTTCAAGTCCCACCAATGCACACTGGACATCGTCATTCCATCGGCAGCGTTACTTTGCAGAATCAATTGACAAACTTTCCCGTAACGCAACCATGGCTTCACGAAAG GCATGTAATGACAGTTCCATATGAGAAGTCTGTCAATTACAAAGAAACAGGTCAACAGCATCAAGTTCGTTTCCAGAATGTGGAAGAGCACGAAGTTCGGAGGAAGCAACAAATCCTCAAAAACCTGGATATTGAGAGCAGTTTAGAATCCCTCTGTCTTCAAATGATGGAACACGCCTTGGGGCCCTGA
- the LOC123309144 gene encoding protein Smaug homolog 2 isoform X1, with protein MLYPLVSYFKMESNQMRDFSEFCEQLHDMRLKFHRWDSCERTIALYYLMAGLPFANARFLQHAIEGCIAAVKTPEAQILEKNANDVNYITNMLAEHPQNSLSLLLTHLPLLRPGNKETAHCYLNAIKKVLSGSITPPYKIHNECVELMSYVFVHPAFDKNDKKNFKHLLKQVLNKVSPETFVPSQSNGNNDEAINTNPEPTQNEMRQNRRSNSLTPAQTKSFDNFQQSQVWTSQENLTQPSPKQRSYSLSNDKPLVISVPPIQVSSSETRLQDIEALKNYPVMKSIVSWLKSLRLHKYSWIFTNLSYHQMLNLDEATLEGIGITKGARHKLLLNLGKLKERSMLMCELETEVMNGGDLNNALKKLKNLLQTPLQVSIGEDLPSKFVRVMGKVFSQLLMLRKPTDETLSLFSTICERADLSDAFTEDQKHRLAMWQNQLTKGPCQIPFSMQYGGLSQKPVHYQNFNNSSVPKSSHHHQAAYAKKSSSFPNVQVPPMHTGHRHSIGSVTLQNQLTNFPVTQPWLHERHVMTVPYEKSVNYKETGQQHQVRFQNVEEHEVRRKQQILKNLDIESSLESLCLQMMEHALGP; from the exons ATGTTGTATCCATTagtttcttatttcaaaatggAAAGCAATCAAATGAGGGACTTTTCGGAATTTTGCGAGCAATTACATGACATGAGACTCAAATTCCATAGATGGGATAGCTGTGAAAGAACTATTGCCCTGTATTATCTTATGGCAGGGCTACCCTTTGCTAATGCAAGATTCCTACAACATGCTATCGAGGGTTGTATAGCTGCTGTGAAAACTCCAGAAGCACAAATCCTCGAAAAGAATGCCAATGATGTAAATTATATTACCAACATGCTAGCAGAGCATCCCCAAAATTCTTTGTCCCTTCTTTTGACACATCTACCTCTACTACGCCCTGGAAATAAAGAAACAGCCCATTGTTATTTGAATGCTATCAAGAAGGTTCTGTCAGGATCTATAACTCCACCATACAAAATTCATAATGAATGTGTAGAACTCATGTCTTATGTTTTTGTGCATCCAGCATtcgataaaaatgataaaaaaaatttcaaacatctTTTGAAGCAAGTTTTGAACAAGGTCAGTCCAGAAACTTTCGTTCCTTCTCAATCTAATGGAAACAATGATGAGGCTATCAATACTAATCCAGAGCCGACCCAGAATGAGATGAGACAAAATAGACGATCCAATAGTTTAACCCCAGCTCAAACGAAATCATTTGATAACTTCCAACAGAGCCAAGTCTGGACCTCTCAAGAGAACTTGACTCAGCCTTCGCCCAAACAGCGTAGTTACTCATTATCAAATGACAAACCATTAGTTATCAGTGTGCCTCCAATTCAGGTTAGTAGTTCAGAAACAAGACTTCAGGATATAGAAGCTCTCAAGAACTATCCAGTGATGAAGAGTATAGTATCTTGGTTGAAAAGTCTCCGATTACATAAATACAGTTGGATTTTCACCAATCTATCTTACCATCAAATGCTGAATTTGGATGAAGCTACCCTTGAGGGTATAGGAATCACAAAAGGTGCTAGACACAAGTTGCTTCTGAATTTAGGTAAACTGAAAGAAAGGTCTATGTTGATGTGTGAACTAGAAACTGAAGTAATGAACGGAGGCGACTTGAATAACGCCTTGAAAAAGCTGAAGAATCTATTGCAAACACCTCTGCAAGTCTCGATAGGGGAGGATTTACCTTCAAAGTTTGTTAGAGTTATGGGAAAAG TATTCTCACAACTGCTCATGCTGCGAAAACCTACCGATGAAACATTGTCCTTGTTCAGTACAATATGCGAGAGAGCCGATCTTTCAGATGCATTCACCGAGGACCAAAAACACCGACTCGCTATGTGGCAAAATCAGTTGACTAAGGGACCTTGCCAAATTCCATTTTCCATGCAATATGGTGGTCTTTCTCAAAA ACCTGTTCATTATCAGAACTTCAACAATTCATCTGTTCCCAAATCTTCTCATCATCACCAGGCTGCATACGCTAAAAAGAGTTCCTCATTTCCAAATGTTCAAGTCCCACCAATGCACACTGGACATCGTCATTCCATCGGCAGCGTTACTTTGCAGAATCAATTGACAAACTTTCCCGTAACGCAACCATGGCTTCACGAAAG GCATGTAATGACAGTTCCATATGAGAAGTCTGTCAATTACAAAGAAACAGGTCAACAGCATCAAGTTCGTTTCCAGAATGTGGAAGAGCACGAAGTTCGGAGGAAGCAACAAATCCTCAAAAACCTGGATATTGAGAGCAGTTTAGAATCCCTCTGTCTTCAAATGATGGAACACGCCTTGGGGCCCTGA